Proteins co-encoded in one Chaetodon auriga isolate fChaAug3 chromosome 9, fChaAug3.hap1, whole genome shotgun sequence genomic window:
- the rbm22 gene encoding pre-mRNA-splicing factor RBM22 translates to MATSLGSNTYNRQNWEDADFPILCQTCLGENPYIRMTKEKYGKECKICARPFTVFRWCPGTRMRFKKTEVCQTCSKMKNVCQTCLLDLEYGLPIQVRDTGLSVKDEVPRSDVNKEYYTQNMEREIANSDGTRPVGQLGKAPSSSDMLLKLARTTPYYKRNRPHICSFWVKGECKRGEECPYRHEKPTDPDDPLADQNIKDRYYGINDPVADKLLKRASTMPRLDPPEDKSISTLYIGGLGDTVTDGDLKSHFYQFGEIRTITIVQRQQCAFIQFATRQAAEMAAEKSFNKLIINGRRLTVKWGRSQAARGKEGVKDGVSEMGTRLDPVPGLPGALPPPPALDEEAPANYFNLDPSTSPAVMNIALPPPPGINPPPPGFGPPMFHPMGPMAPPMPPPMSMRPPGQIHYPSQDPQRMGAHAAHGSRHGD, encoded by the exons ATGGCGACGTCCCTGGGATCCAACACCTACAATAGGCAGAACTGGGAAGACGCG GATTTTCCAATTCTGTGTCAGACATGTTTAGGAGAAAACCCGTACATCCGTATG ACCAAGGAGAAGTATGGAAAGGAATGCAAG ATCTGTGCTCGACCTTTCACTGTGTTCCGATGGTGTCCAGGGACACGAATGCGTTTCAAGAAGACAGAGGTCTGTCAGACCTGCAGTAAAATGAAGAATGTTTGTCAGACATGTCTGCTGGACCTGGAGTATG GTTTGCCCATTCAGGTCAGAGACACTGGGCTATCAGTTAAAGATGAGGTTCCTAGGTCAGATGTGAACAAAGAGTACTACACACAGAACATGGAGAGAGAG ATAGCCAACTCTGACGGCACACGGCCAGTGGGCCAGCTCGGTAAAGCGCCCAGCTCTAGTGATATGTTGCTGAAACTGGCCCGGACCACACCGTATTACAAGAGGAACCGGCCGCACATTTGCTCCTTCTGGGTGAAGGGAGAGtgtaagagaggagaggagtgtcCGTACAG GCATGAGAAGCCCACAGACCCTGATGACCCTCTGGCCGACCAGAACATAAAGGACCGTTACTACGGCATCAACGATCCAGTCGCTGACAAACTGCTGAAACGGGCCTCAACTATGCCCCGTCTGGACCCACCGGAGGACAAGTCCATCAGCACCCTCTACATCGGGGGTTTGGGAGATACTGTCACAGATGGAGATCTCAA GAGTCATTTTTACCAGTTTGGTGAGATTCGCACCATTACCATAGTCCAGAGGCAGCAGTGTGCCTTCATCCAGTTTGCCACGCGGCAGGCAGCTGAAATGGCAGCTGAGAAGTCCTTCAACAAACTCATCATTAATGGACGGAGGCTCACTGTCAAGTGGGGAAG atCTCAGGCAGCAAGAGGGAAGGAGGGTGTCAAAGATGGTGTCAGTGAGATGGGCACCAGGCTTGACCCTGTACCTGGACTTCCTGGAG ctcttcctcctccaccagccttAGATGAAGAGGCTCCTGCAAACTACTTCAACCTGGACCCGAGCACCTCTCCTGCTGTCATGAACATCGCTCTGCCCCCACCTCCCGGTATCAACCCGCCTCCTCCAG GTTTTGGGCCTCCAATGTTTCACCCCATGGGACCCATGGCTCCACCTATGCCCCCTCCAATGAGCATGAGACCTCCTGGTCAAATCCACTACCCGTCCCAGGATCCTCAGCGCATGGGCGCTCATGCCGCGCATGGCTCCCGTCATGGCGATTAG